Proteins from one Oncorhynchus gorbuscha isolate QuinsamMale2020 ecotype Even-year linkage group LG18, OgorEven_v1.0, whole genome shotgun sequence genomic window:
- the gpr61l gene encoding probable G-protein coupled receptor, producing MEKSGPMLASTPNRTGANLTTSLWGPNPTVPAEVGVVTGSQSQIKDLIGLFAMVTLNLIALLANTGVMVAIARAPHLKRFAFVCHLCAVDLLCAILLMPLGIISNSPFFGTVVFTVLECQVYIFLNVFLICASILTITAISVERYYYIVHPMRYEVKMSINLAIGVMLFIWVKSILLALVTLFGWPAYGAHSSIAANHCSLHWSHSRLRKVFAVLFSVMCFLLPAVVIFAVYCNVYKVARSAALQHTPTPTTWASSNPAKRPNRSDSINSQTTIITTTRSLPQRLSPEMAFSGGKAALTLVIIVGQFLLCWLPYFSFHLHLSFSSSLQSPGDVEEAVTWLAYSSFAVNPFFYGLLNRQIREELVKFRRCCSSRPVELGTSSHEGSLQENFLQFIQRSSNKAETRSSGANSSPRNTLDQGVRIPGQIPEAHG from the coding sequence ATGGAGAAGTCTGGTCCGATGCTGGCTTCTACTCCCAATCGCACAGGGGCCAACCTCACAACCAGCCTATGGGGACCCAACCCCACAGTTCCTGCAGAGGTGGGGGTGGTCACCGGCTCCCAGTCTCAGATCAAGGATCTGATTGGGCTGTTTGCAATGGTGACCCTTAACCTCATCGCCCTATTGGCTAACACTGGAGTCATGGTGGCCATAGCCCGCGCCCCCCACCTGAAGAGGTTTGCCTTTGTGTGCCACCTGTGTGCAGTGGACCTGCTGTGTGCCATCCTCCTCATGCCTCTGGGCATCATCTCTAACTCGCCCTTCTTCGGCACTGTGGTGTTCACCGTGCTGGAGTGCCAGGTATACATCTTCCTCAACGTGTTCCTCATCTGTGCCTCCATCCTCACCATCACCGCCATCAGTGTGGAGCGTTACTACTACATCGTCCATCCTATGCGCTACGAGGTGAAGATGAGCATCAACCTGGCCATTGGCGTCATGCTCTTCATCTGGGTAAAGTCCATCCTGCTGGCCCTGGTCACCCTGTTTGGCTGGCCTGCCTACGGGGCCCACAGCTCCATCGCTGCCAACCACTGCTCCCTCCACTGGAGCCACAGTCGGCTGAGGAAGGTGTTCGCTGTGCTCTTCAGCGTGATGTGTTTCCTGCTACCCGCCGTGGTCATCTTCGCAGTCTACTGTAACGTGTACAAGGTTGCACGCTCGGCCGCCCTGCAGCACACACCCACACCTACCACATGGGCCTCGTCCAACCCGGCCAAACGTCCCAACCGTTCTGACTCCATCAACAGCCAGACAACCATCATCACAACCACCCGCAGCCTGCCCCAGAGACTATCCCCTGAGATGGCCTTCAGTGGAGGTAAGGCTGCCCTCACCCTGGTGATCATTGTGGGTCAGTTCCTGCTCTGCTGGCTGCCTTACTTCTCCTTCCACTTGCACCTGTCCTTCAGCTCATCCCTGCAGAGCCccggagatgtggaggaggctgtTACCTGGCTGGCCTACTCCTCCTTCGCTGTCAACCCTTTCTTCTATGGCCTGCTCAACAGGCAAATCAGGGAGGAGCTGGTCAAGTTCCGGCGCTGCTGCTCCTCCAGGCCGGTGGAGCTGGGTACCTCCAGCCACGAGGGCTCCCTGCAGGAGAACTTCCTCCAGTTCATTCAGAGGTCCAGCAACAAGGCCGAAACTCGCTCCAGCGGCGCCAACTCCAGCCCCAGGAACACTCTGGACCAGGGGGTCAGGATCCCTGGACAGATACCAGAGGCGCATGGCTAA